From Candidatus Gastranaerophilales bacterium, one genomic window encodes:
- a CDS encoding tetratricopeptide repeat protein translates to MKKLLLGIFVFLLMFSSPANAYQVYDDDDTTSSHYDAGMQYLQSYQYTSAIQEFKKAMREKPDDLSSKIGLTNAYISRAAYYNNQAHDYQRAANDLRSALFYMKYYDDSAVDYSMTQATNAAEQNLATVLTVMKVDRSLKGRYTSAKQLRMQGEFAASGYEFYQLIDTQYQKEAYVCIGDVMKILGSKLRAAAFYEKAVQQDPNNADLHLKLARAYEDIGNSEGAANEYNKALENSNEKEDILLSLEKIWADKVAKYPNDADAHSNLAVVYQKENKFNEAMTEYQKAQTLNPTNTNTKLNLGTLYQSQNNYPAAIAVYDSIIQLYPNHVESHLYKGQCLKALGQNEAAVKEYNMAITYAPNNKEAKEELFDLLKQTMPADQVLSYMSQSTGKPMDAQTCYNFAYDLHKANKLDDAIVYYKESMKLNPENIDTYINLSQVYRQKKDINSAIAIINQGKAKFPQNVDLQKQYRSIMAEVSSGLYADATKLFEQGQFNAAIQAYQKIQPPTAESQLGIAASYQALENYNMALDYYKKALALDPTNSDIPYYMGSVYLNLDQFTNARIYLNKSLALDKTNEKTKSLLKFATEQENNELLDKALDLYDQKKYFDALKIVNGVISKSPNSGAAYYYRGLIYDAQKHYQLAVTDYQKAVTYSKDFSLAYYSLGVDLDTLGRHQEAISAYRKYLAAKPEENEFTQYARKRVAQGK, encoded by the coding sequence ATGAAGAAATTATTATTAGGGATTTTTGTTTTTTTATTAATGTTTTCGTCACCAGCAAACGCATACCAAGTCTATGACGACGATGACACAACAAGCTCTCATTATGACGCAGGAATGCAATATTTGCAGTCTTATCAATATACGAGTGCTATTCAAGAATTCAAAAAAGCTATGAGGGAAAAGCCTGATGACCTTTCTTCAAAAATAGGATTAACAAATGCGTATATATCACGAGCAGCTTACTATAATAACCAAGCTCATGACTATCAAAGAGCGGCAAATGATTTACGTTCAGCACTGTTTTATATGAAATATTACGACGACTCAGCTGTCGATTACAGCATGACGCAAGCAACAAACGCCGCAGAGCAAAATCTTGCTACGGTCTTAACGGTTATGAAAGTCGATAGAAGCTTAAAAGGTAGATATACAAGTGCCAAACAACTTAGAATGCAAGGTGAATTTGCAGCAAGCGGATATGAATTCTACCAACTTATCGACACCCAATACCAAAAAGAAGCCTATGTTTGTATAGGTGATGTGATGAAAATTTTAGGCTCTAAACTGAGAGCCGCAGCTTTTTACGAAAAGGCAGTACAACAAGACCCTAATAACGCAGACCTTCACTTAAAATTAGCAAGAGCTTACGAAGATATCGGCAATTCAGAAGGAGCTGCAAACGAATACAACAAGGCACTTGAAAATTCTAATGAAAAAGAAGATATATTATTATCATTAGAAAAAATTTGGGCTGATAAAGTTGCGAAATATCCAAACGATGCGGACGCACATTCAAATTTAGCTGTCGTATATCAAAAAGAAAACAAATTTAATGAGGCAATGACCGAATATCAAAAAGCTCAAACTTTAAACCCGACTAACACAAATACAAAACTAAATTTGGGAACCTTATACCAATCTCAAAACAACTACCCTGCTGCGATAGCTGTATATGACTCAATAATCCAGCTTTACCCCAATCACGTAGAATCGCATCTTTATAAAGGACAATGTTTAAAGGCTTTAGGACAAAACGAAGCTGCAGTAAAAGAATATAATATGGCAATTACATACGCTCCTAATAACAAAGAAGCAAAAGAAGAACTTTTCGACTTATTAAAACAAACAATGCCGGCAGACCAAGTATTGTCATACATGAGCCAAAGCACAGGTAAGCCGATGGATGCACAAACTTGCTACAACTTTGCCTATGACCTACACAAAGCCAATAAACTTGACGACGCTATTGTCTATTATAAAGAATCAATGAAACTAAATCCTGAAAATATTGATACTTATATAAATCTATCACAAGTCTATAGACAAAAAAAAGACATCAATTCAGCAATTGCAATAATAAATCAAGGAAAGGCAAAATTTCCACAAAATGTTGATTTACAAAAGCAATATCGCTCAATAATGGCTGAAGTTTCATCAGGATTATACGCTGACGCAACAAAACTTTTTGAACAAGGACAATTTAATGCAGCAATACAAGCTTATCAAAAAATCCAACCTCCGACAGCTGAATCACAGCTAGGCATTGCGGCATCATATCAAGCGTTAGAAAATTACAACATGGCTCTTGACTATTATAAAAAAGCACTTGCTCTTGACCCGACGAATTCAGATATTCCATATTATATGGGCTCCGTGTATTTAAATCTTGACCAATTCACAAACGCAAGAATTTATCTCAACAAGTCACTTGCTTTAGATAAAACTAATGAAAAGACAAAGAGTTTATTAAAATTCGCAACCGAACAAGAAAACAATGAACTGCTTGATAAAGCCCTTGATTTATATGACCAAAAGAAATATTTTGATGCTTTAAAAATAGTCAATGGAGTAATCTCAAAATCACCAAACTCAGGGGCTGCATATTATTATAGAGGTTTAATCTACGACGCTCAAAAACATTATCAATTAGCGGTTACAGATTACCAAAAAGCAGTAACCTATAGCAAAGATTTTTCATTGGCATATTATTCTTTGGGCGTTGACTTAGACACATTAGGCAGACACCAAGAGGCAATATCAGCTTATCGAAAATATTTGGCAGCAAAGCCTGAAGAAAATGAATTTACGCAATACGCAAGGAAACGAGTTGCCCAAGGTAAATAA
- a CDS encoding YihY/virulence factor BrkB family protein, with protein MKEPDNIVYKYIKRQIENVIEADFPGMAAEMAFMFVLGIFPFLLFLTSLFAWLGKKSLMAPILNFLVAFTPQDVSNLIINSLNEAMVFQQGGTIAIICFFVTLGLASNAIAVIMKGLNRVYGINECRPFWYTRLLSVLMVFANAFVLFISVNLIILGKVILEFLIAFTPIPNALINFILIARWPVSFLALYLVTFINYYILPAVIGHTKAKRKSVLPGTLFFCFFWLLGSWTFSLYLSNLNTYNRVYGTIGAFAILMVWLYYTSLIILIGGEINSQVYIKLEDKEKEN; from the coding sequence ATGAAAGAACCTGATAACATAGTATATAAATATATAAAACGCCAAATTGAAAATGTCATAGAAGCGGATTTTCCGGGTATGGCAGCAGAAATGGCATTTATGTTTGTACTGGGAATTTTTCCATTTTTACTTTTTTTGACCTCGCTGTTTGCTTGGCTCGGGAAAAAATCCTTGATGGCACCCATATTGAACTTTCTTGTAGCTTTTACGCCGCAAGATGTTTCCAACTTAATAATAAATTCACTAAATGAAGCAATGGTGTTCCAACAAGGCGGCACAATCGCTATTATTTGTTTTTTTGTGACGTTAGGTTTAGCCTCAAATGCAATAGCCGTAATAATGAAAGGTCTTAATAGAGTCTACGGAATTAATGAATGCAGACCTTTTTGGTACACAAGATTGTTATCTGTCTTGATGGTTTTTGCAAATGCGTTCGTGCTTTTTATTAGCGTCAACTTAATCATTCTCGGTAAAGTTATTCTTGAATTTTTAATAGCCTTTACACCTATTCCGAATGCTTTGATTAATTTTATATTAATAGCAAGATGGCCGGTGTCATTTTTGGCATTATACTTGGTCACATTTATAAATTATTATATTTTGCCGGCAGTAATCGGACATACTAAAGCAAAAAGGAAAAGCGTGCTTCCGGGGACATTGTTCTTTTGTTTCTTTTGGCTACTTGGCTCATGGACGTTTTCACTCTATTTGAGCAACTTAAATACATACAATAGGGTCTACGGAACAATCGGTGCTTTCGCAATATTGATGGTATGGCTTTATTACACATCTTTAATAATACTTATAGGCGGCGAAATCAACTCTCAAGTGTATATAAAACTTGAGGACAAAGAAAAAGAAAATTAA
- the dusB gene encoding tRNA dihydrouridine synthase DusB: MNTTETKQIKIGKIEIKSNVMLAPMAGITDSVVRQLIRKFSKNCLLTTEMISSEALVQRPYGAIIHCEEIEHPLAFQLSGHKPQLMAKAAKIIEDKASIIDINMGCPVNKVVKGTDGCALMKNPDLAIDILKAIKDVVSTPVTCKFRLGWSQDQLNFVDFAKRLEEAGADAITVHGRTRVQFYAGSADWKKISDLKGEINIPLYANGDITDLDSAINCLTDSQADGIALGRGAIGDPTLLYRIEHYFQTGEKLPAPNIKERIELLKEHILKEIELRNEDVAIKFVRKFYPYYIKGIRGGSEYRFNLVREDSLEKIFTILDDIVANG; encoded by the coding sequence ATGAACACAACAGAAACAAAACAAATTAAGATAGGGAAGATTGAAATAAAAAGCAACGTAATGCTTGCCCCAATGGCAGGAATTACAGACTCAGTTGTACGACAACTGATAAGAAAATTTTCAAAAAATTGCCTTTTGACAACAGAAATGATAAGCTCGGAAGCCCTTGTTCAAAGACCTTACGGTGCGATTATTCATTGCGAAGAAATTGAGCACCCGCTTGCTTTCCAGCTATCAGGACACAAACCACAATTAATGGCAAAAGCTGCAAAAATAATTGAAGACAAAGCCTCAATTATCGATATAAACATGGGCTGTCCCGTAAATAAAGTCGTAAAAGGCACAGATGGTTGTGCCTTAATGAAAAATCCGGACTTAGCTATTGATATATTAAAAGCAATAAAAGATGTAGTTTCAACGCCTGTAACGTGTAAATTCAGACTGGGCTGGAGCCAAGACCAACTAAATTTTGTAGATTTTGCAAAACGACTCGAAGAAGCGGGTGCAGATGCAATAACGGTTCACGGAAGAACAAGAGTTCAATTTTACGCAGGCTCTGCCGATTGGAAAAAGATATCAGACCTAAAAGGTGAAATAAATATTCCTCTATATGCAAACGGCGATATAACAGACCTTGACTCAGCCATAAACTGCCTTACAGACTCTCAAGCTGACGGTATAGCACTAGGACGGGGGGCAATCGGCGACCCTACATTACTTTATAGAATAGAACATTATTTTCAAACAGGTGAAAAGCTACCCGCACCAAACATCAAAGAACGAATTGAACTACTAAAAGAACATATTCTAAAAGAAATAGAGCTTCGAAACGAAGATGTGGCAATAAAATTCGTAAGAAAATTTTACCCTTATTACATAAAGGGAATACGGGGTGGCTCAGAATATCGATTTAACTTGGTTAGAGAAGACTCTCTTGAAAAGATTTTCACAATTTTAGATGACATAGTGGCTAATGGATAA
- the nusA gene encoding transcription termination factor NusA, with protein sequence MIKIGTALFEACEELEREKGISKDVIIASLCDAMVTAYKKHIKAKEAPNVEALLDEQSGEIGVFRTKLVVEEVEDENMEISLADAKEIDDEVELEDEVKIEVTPENFGRIAAQSAKQVITQRIREAERKLVLDEFMEKKGTLTTGIIQRVENRNVIVNIGKTDAIMPSREQIPGEYYKSGNRIRVFVLNVKETSRLPQVIVSHAHSEIVRELFELEVPEIEDGIVEIKSIAREAGFRTKIAVASNDPDVDSVGACIGPRGSRIQTIISELRNEKIDIVRYSEDPVEYIVNALSPARIVSVDILADDETSKEALVIVPDDQLSLAIGREGQNVRLAHKLTGWKIDIKSESQAEKMERPAPVEYTEPQDEETDEPAIDNDELQEEIEEEMNQQAVDEEDAELQEEATDSTEE encoded by the coding sequence ATGATAAAAATCGGAACCGCACTTTTTGAAGCATGCGAAGAACTCGAAAGAGAAAAAGGAATCAGCAAAGACGTAATCATCGCATCATTATGTGACGCTATGGTTACAGCTTATAAAAAACATATCAAAGCAAAAGAAGCTCCTAACGTTGAAGCTTTACTTGATGAACAATCTGGTGAAATCGGCGTATTCAGAACGAAATTAGTAGTTGAAGAAGTCGAAGACGAAAACATGGAAATTTCCCTTGCTGACGCAAAAGAAATTGATGACGAAGTTGAACTTGAAGACGAAGTAAAAATCGAAGTTACACCTGAAAACTTCGGCAGAATTGCAGCCCAATCAGCTAAGCAAGTAATCACTCAAAGAATCAGAGAAGCTGAAAGAAAACTTGTACTTGATGAATTTATGGAGAAAAAAGGCACCTTAACAACAGGTATAATCCAAAGAGTTGAAAATAGAAACGTAATAGTAAATATCGGTAAAACCGACGCTATTATGCCATCAAGAGAACAAATTCCGGGCGAATATTACAAGTCAGGAAACAGAATCAGAGTTTTCGTTCTTAACGTAAAAGAAACATCAAGACTTCCACAAGTAATCGTATCTCACGCTCACTCTGAAATCGTTAGAGAATTATTTGAACTTGAAGTTCCTGAAATTGAAGACGGAATAGTTGAAATAAAATCAATAGCAAGAGAAGCAGGTTTCAGAACAAAAATTGCTGTTGCAAGTAACGACCCTGATGTAGATTCAGTCGGTGCCTGCATAGGACCAAGAGGCAGCAGAATTCAAACAATCATTTCCGAATTAAGAAATGAAAAAATTGATATAGTAAGATATTCAGAAGACCCTGTAGAATATATCGTAAACGCTTTATCGCCGGCAAGAATTGTATCTGTAGACATTTTGGCTGACGATGAAACATCAAAAGAAGCATTAGTAATTGTTCCTGATGACCAATTAAGCTTGGCAATCGGCAGAGAAGGTCAAAATGTAAGACTTGCTCACAAATTAACAGGCTGGAAAATAGACATTAAGAGCGAATCTCAAGCAGAAAAAATGGAAAGACCGGCTCCTGTTGAATACACTGAACCTCAAGATGAAGAAACAGATGAGCCTGCTATTGATAATGATGAGCTTCAAGAAGAAATTGAAGAAGAAATGAATCAACAAGCAGTCGATGAAGAAGATGCCGAATTACAAGAAGAAGCAACAGATTCAACTGAAGAATAA
- a CDS encoding U32 family peptidase: protein MFNKNAKIELLAPAKNKESAIAAINAGADAVYIGYLCYGARSAAGNSLDDIKTTIDYAHKFKVKIYITLNTIFKDSEIGQVIDVIYDLYNIGADGIIIQDMGLLEMDLPLIPLIASTQCNNDSLEKIQFLEKTGFKRVILPREFSLDEIKNISDNTNVQLETFVHGALCVSYSGQCYLSYAIGGRSANRGECAQPCRKKYSLKDSNGKFIAKDKFLLSLKDFNLSEHIEELINAGVTSFKIEGRLKDEVYIKNIVTFYRQQIDMVLDKLDMERSSVGYSHTSFEPNPDKSFNRGFTTYFLKERNKEISAMQYSKSIGEYIGRVKDIGANYFIINNPVLHNSDGICFFDEYSELQGTKVNKVLGDKVYPNSMFAIKPNVQIYRNYDNQFNNQLINTKLQRKLPIDINIYESGDNIVFSMVDNDGISADLYIKNDYSPAKNKETALSNIQKQLAKLGDTEFVVNDLAISIKNVPFITVSELNSIRRGLIYKFQQNRAVINTQEYRTAPICNISYPIKKLDFKANIYNKYSEDFYKKRGVLEFEKAAEAQKQMNGKEVMVTKHCLKYLFNMCSKLKKKSEFKEPLFLVDEYGKEYKLDFDCKNCNMKIIY, encoded by the coding sequence ATGTTTAACAAAAATGCTAAAATTGAACTTTTGGCTCCGGCTAAAAACAAAGAATCAGCTATCGCCGCAATAAATGCAGGTGCTGACGCTGTTTATATCGGCTATCTCTGTTATGGAGCTCGCTCTGCAGCCGGAAATTCCCTCGACGATATCAAAACGACTATTGATTACGCTCATAAATTTAAAGTGAAAATTTATATTACATTAAATACGATTTTTAAAGACTCTGAAATCGGGCAAGTTATTGACGTCATCTATGATTTATACAACATTGGGGCAGATGGGATTATTATTCAAGACATGGGGCTCCTCGAAATGGATTTACCTCTTATCCCTCTTATAGCAAGCACTCAGTGTAATAATGATTCATTGGAAAAAATTCAATTCTTGGAAAAAACAGGCTTTAAAAGAGTTATTCTCCCAAGAGAATTCAGCCTTGATGAAATTAAAAATATATCAGATAACACAAACGTTCAGCTAGAAACTTTTGTCCACGGAGCTTTATGCGTTTCCTACAGCGGACAGTGCTATTTGAGCTATGCAATAGGTGGCAGAAGTGCCAATCGGGGTGAATGTGCTCAACCTTGCAGAAAAAAATATTCTCTAAAAGATTCTAACGGGAAATTTATCGCTAAAGACAAATTCTTATTGAGTTTGAAAGATTTTAATCTTTCTGAACATATTGAAGAATTGATTAATGCCGGTGTTACTTCCTTCAAAATTGAAGGAAGGTTAAAAGATGAAGTATATATAAAAAATATTGTTACCTTCTACCGTCAACAAATTGATATGGTGCTTGATAAATTAGATATGGAAAGAAGCTCTGTCGGCTACTCTCACACCTCTTTTGAGCCAAATCCCGACAAATCATTTAACAGAGGCTTTACTACTTATTTCTTGAAAGAAAGAAATAAAGAAATATCAGCTATGCAATATTCTAAATCTATAGGAGAATATATAGGCAGAGTAAAAGATATAGGGGCAAATTATTTTATAATTAATAATCCTGTTTTACATAATTCTGACGGAATATGCTTTTTTGATGAATATTCAGAGCTTCAAGGTACAAAAGTAAATAAAGTTTTAGGCGATAAAGTCTATCCGAATTCTATGTTTGCGATAAAACCAAATGTGCAAATCTATAGAAATTATGATAATCAATTCAACAACCAACTCATAAATACTAAATTGCAACGGAAGCTACCCATCGATATAAATATATATGAGTCTGGTGATAATATTGTCTTTTCAATGGTTGACAACGATGGCATCAGTGCTGATTTGTATATTAAAAATGATTATTCGCCTGCTAAAAATAAAGAAACAGCTTTATCTAACATTCAAAAACAACTCGCTAAACTCGGAGATACTGAGTTTGTTGTCAATGACTTGGCGATTTCGATTAAAAATGTTCCATTTATTACGGTTTCAGAGTTAAATTCTATAAGACGTGGGTTAATATATAAATTTCAACAAAACAGAGCTGTTATAAATACTCAAGAATATAGAACTGCCCCAATTTGCAATATATCTTATCCAATCAAAAAATTGGACTTCAAGGCAAATATTTATAATAAATATTCAGAAGACTTTTATAAAAAACGTGGTGTTTTAGAATTTGAAAAAGCAGCTGAAGCACAAAAACAAATGAACGGTAAAGAAGTCATGGTTACAAAACATTGTCTTAAATATTTGTTTAATATGTGCTCAAAATTGAAAAAAAAATCCGAATTTAAAGAGCCGCTTTTCTTAGTAGATGAGTATGGCAAAGAATATAAACTCGATTTCGATTGCAAAAATTGTAATATGAAAATAATATATTAA
- a CDS encoding bifunctional oligoribonuclease/PAP phosphatase NrnA, with product MDNIKDFEGAIKKAKEIVIFSHVNPDGDTLSTNLALANVLQNIYKKENITCVYAGKLPAIYDFLPDFDKLINIDSLNFEKKYDLVICVDVAAKDRIMNGTDIFDKAEKTINIDHHKTNKGYADFNYIDAKACSAGQVLYDIFEELNIEITKDLAVLFYTSIMTDTGGFKYENTSVKTLNTAAVLLEKGANPCDIYRHCYESKPQEMVQFQAFAISNAIYTHGGKVAHTIITKEMMKKFNATDDFTDGISEALRTIRTVEISMVLKENSQGNTKVSLRSKNVDITKITAVFDGGGHQFAAGCTIKKPAKIAINKLLEEIDKIL from the coding sequence ATGGATAATATAAAAGACTTTGAGGGAGCAATAAAAAAGGCGAAAGAAATCGTCATTTTTTCTCACGTAAACCCTGATGGGGATACCTTGAGCACAAATTTGGCTCTCGCAAATGTTTTGCAAAATATTTATAAAAAAGAAAATATAACTTGTGTTTATGCAGGCAAACTTCCTGCAATATATGACTTTTTGCCCGATTTTGATAAGTTGATAAATATTGATAGCTTAAATTTTGAAAAAAAATACGACTTGGTGATTTGTGTCGATGTTGCAGCTAAAGATAGGATTATGAACGGCACCGATATTTTTGATAAAGCCGAAAAAACAATAAATATTGACCATCATAAAACAAATAAAGGCTATGCGGATTTTAATTATATAGATGCAAAAGCCTGCTCAGCCGGTCAGGTTTTGTATGATATTTTTGAAGAACTAAATATTGAAATAACAAAAGACTTGGCGGTATTGTTTTATACCTCAATAATGACAGATACAGGCGGCTTCAAATATGAAAACACCTCTGTTAAAACCCTAAATACAGCAGCTGTCCTGCTTGAAAAAGGTGCAAATCCTTGCGATATTTATCGCCATTGTTATGAATCAAAACCTCAAGAAATGGTTCAATTCCAAGCGTTTGCAATTAGCAATGCTATTTATACCCACGGGGGAAAAGTTGCCCATACAATTATCACCAAAGAAATGATGAAGAAATTTAACGCAACAGATGACTTCACAGACGGCATTTCAGAAGCTTTAAGAACAATAAGAACCGTCGAAATTTCAATGGTTCTAAAAGAAAATTCACAAGGTAACACAAAAGTCAGCTTGCGTAGCAAAAATGTTGACATAACAAAAATTACAGCTGTTTTTGATGGCGGTGGTCACCAATTTGCAGCAGGTTGCACAATCAAAAAACCTGCAAAAATCGCTATAAATAAACTCTTAGAAGAAATTGATAAAATCTTATGA
- a CDS encoding ferritin family protein, whose product MPDFCTPFSVKKNNGMLTHEELVRALRFCIAAEYEAMQIYEELAESIDNAEAKKVLCEIRGDEMVHAGCFQRILNLVNPDEQKSYNEGHEEVDKLLGL is encoded by the coding sequence ATGCCTGATTTCTGTACGCCGTTTTCTGTGAAAAAAAATAACGGTATGCTTACTCACGAAGAGCTTGTTAGAGCTTTAAGATTTTGTATTGCAGCTGAATATGAAGCTATGCAAATATACGAAGAATTAGCTGAATCTATAGACAATGCTGAAGCCAAAAAAGTTCTATGCGAAATTCGCGGGGACGAGATGGTTCATGCCGGTTGTTTTCAAAGAATTTTAAATTTGGTGAATCCTGATGAGCAAAAATCTTACAACGAAGGTCACGAGGAGGTCGATAAGCTCTTAGGATTGTAA
- a CDS encoding GIY-YIG nuclease family protein — protein sequence MDKKYYVYIIETEKNTLYCGYTDDVKKRYQKHVDGTGAKYTKAFKPKELVYVAEFATKQDATKEEYRIKHLLRKEKDALIQEYSKKLQS from the coding sequence ATGGATAAAAAATATTACGTATATATAATTGAAACAGAAAAAAATACACTTTATTGTGGCTACACAGATGATGTAAAAAAGCGATATCAAAAGCACGTTGACGGAACAGGTGCAAAATACACAAAAGCCTTCAAGCCCAAAGAATTGGTTTATGTCGCAGAATTTGCCACAAAACAAGACGCAACAAAAGAAGAATATAGAATAAAGCATCTTTTAAGAAAAGAAAAAGATGCTCTAATTCAAGAATATTCGAAGAAATTACAATCCTAA
- a CDS encoding methyltransferase domain-containing protein, with product MLENLPVWQKNHYNVCLEKNLFEGKKVLEIGGYTQVEVADFLKVKSWDCIDPAFDKGEIVSQKVSKIKLPVEEYITDKKFDLIFATNSFEHIQNFDVAIEKMYDLLNEGGYLSALLGPIWSCYKGHHVWTVQPNGTSVNFNNLDMDWAHLKYKERELKNILLNRYEQSTANELLRQMTNWDFLNHMFYDDYVEAINRTNFNIIEFRDWHTSKYPDEELQKELEEKYKKHNFSTVSIKMLLKK from the coding sequence ATGTTAGAAAATTTACCTGTTTGGCAGAAAAATCATTATAATGTTTGTTTAGAGAAAAATCTTTTTGAAGGAAAAAAAGTTCTTGAAATAGGTGGTTATACACAAGTAGAAGTTGCTGATTTTTTAAAAGTAAAATCTTGGGATTGTATTGACCCAGCTTTTGATAAAGGGGAAATTGTTTCTCAAAAAGTTTCAAAAATCAAATTACCTGTTGAAGAATATATAACAGATAAAAAATTTGATTTAATTTTTGCGACCAATTCATTTGAACATATCCAAAATTTTGATGTAGCAATAGAAAAAATGTATGACCTATTAAATGAAGGTGGCTATTTGTCAGCACTTTTAGGACCGATTTGGTCTTGCTACAAGGGTCATCACGTATGGACGGTGCAACCAAACGGAACGAGTGTAAATTTCAATAATTTAGATATGGATTGGGCTCATCTTAAATATAAAGAAAGAGAACTTAAGAATATTTTGCTAAATAGATATGAACAATCGACTGCGAATGAACTGCTAAGACAAATGACAAATTGGGATTTTTTAAACCACATGTTTTATGATGACTATGTCGAAGCTATAAACAGAACTAATTTTAATATTATAGAATTTAGAGATTGGCATACATCAAAATATCCTGATGAAGAATTGCAAAAAGAATTAGAAGAAAAATATAAAAAGCATAATTTTTCGACAGTAAGTATAAAAATGCTTCTCAAAAAATAA
- a CDS encoding Clp protease N-terminal domain-containing protein — protein sequence MFEKFTEKAVDVVKSAQITAIELNHEKIYSEHLLIALGNQKASLVTKMLAMAHLTSFELKEIIREKLKAKQTDTPIEFVVFSDNLKHVFEVSLKIADRLGNRYIQPEHLFLALIDDRRSQINAILEEYNFDTSKAKHMLLKILDKTKPSQKAHPEGTERRESEDKYKYIHSIFKDPNSSPILERAEAKLSTSNYEIMGTEQIVQSILEDENSDLLNILQDKGINAASFADKLSEISSRQAEFEDKQIIFTPNALKTLLMAIETAKELGSAAIKPEHVILGLLKTKSGIAYNIFKEFNIDDGDLERQIVKPIEKQMNETLVILRLAKQEARRMGKNVVGSELILLGILLEALGTGATVLTELGITLKDAKLEVENLIGISDDYNEKEIQFSQRAKLILEVAWNFAKAQNKSKISSGHLLLAICNQPKSLAMKVLNNLGVDVIEIKQGIEKHKVD from the coding sequence TTGTTTGAAAAATTTACCGAAAAAGCCGTTGATGTGGTTAAATCTGCACAAATTACTGCTATTGAACTCAATCATGAAAAAATTTACTCAGAACACCTTTTGATTGCTTTGGGTAACCAAAAAGCAAGCCTCGTTACTAAAATGCTTGCGATGGCTCATTTGACGTCATTTGAGCTCAAAGAAATTATTCGCGAAAAATTGAAAGCAAAACAAACCGACACTCCCATCGAATTTGTTGTATTCAGCGATAATTTGAAACACGTATTTGAAGTCTCTTTGAAAATTGCAGACAGACTCGGCAACAGATATATTCAACCCGAACACCTGTTTTTGGCGTTGATTGATGACAGACGCTCTCAAATTAATGCAATTTTAGAAGAATATAATTTTGATACTTCAAAAGCAAAACATATGTTGCTCAAAATTTTAGATAAGACAAAACCATCTCAAAAAGCCCACCCTGAAGGCACAGAAAGACGTGAATCTGAAGATAAATACAAATATATTCACTCAATTTTTAAAGACCCGAATTCTTCTCCGATTTTAGAAAGAGCAGAAGCTAAACTTTCAACCTCAAACTATGAAATAATGGGTACTGAGCAAATTGTCCAATCAATTTTAGAAGATGAAAACTCTGATTTGTTAAATATTTTGCAAGACAAAGGCATTAACGCTGCTTCGTTTGCGGACAAGTTGAGCGAAATCTCCTCTCGTCAAGCTGAGTTTGAAGACAAGCAAATCATCTTTACTCCGAATGCATTGAAAACACTTTTAATGGCTATTGAAACTGCTAAAGAACTTGGCTCTGCCGCTATTAAGCCCGAACACGTTATTTTAGGGCTTCTCAAAACAAAAAGCGGAATTGCTTATAATATATTTAAAGAATTTAATATTGATGATGGCGATTTGGAACGTCAAATCGTTAAACCTATTGAAAAACAAATGAATGAAACCCTTGTCATTCTTCGTTTAGCCAAGCAAGAAGCTCGCAGAATGGGCAAAAATGTTGTAGGCTCTGAACTTATACTTTTAGGCATTTTACTTGAAGCTTTAGGGACCGGTGCTACGGTCCTAACTGAGCTCGGCATTACTCTTAAAGATGCAAAACTCGAAGTTGAAAATCTTATCGGGATTTCTGATGATTATAACGAAAAAGAAATTCAATTCAGCCAACGTGCAAAATTAATCCTTGAAGTGGCTTGGAATTTTGCAAAAGCTCAAAATAAAAGCAAAATTTCTTCAGGTCATCTGCTTCTTGCTATTTGTAACCAGCCAAAATCACTTGCTATGAAAGTATTAAACAACTTGGGCGTTGACGTAATTGAGATAAAACAAGGTATAGAAAAACATAAAGTCGACTAG